From the genome of Ignavibacteriales bacterium, one region includes:
- a CDS encoding phosphatidate cytidylyltransferase: MTKKMNNLSTRVIVALIGVPLIVILSLIGKIPFLIFTLGIGLVSYYEFSKMVRNKHSYTNRFIGYLAVALIIINEYKNFFDYRIFFICLILLLLLFELFRNKESAIANLGTTLLGIFYIGFFSAAILDLREFYNDSAFTYAQGGYLIISILVSIWICDSAAYFIGSAYGLHKLMPRVSPNKSWEGAVAGFFFAIVGMIAARELVLAFLTMKDAIAIGVIVGIFGQLGDLVESLLKRDSHVKDSSSLIPGHGGIFDRFDSLLFTAPIVYLYLTFFTK, translated from the coding sequence ATGACTAAAAAGATGAACAACTTATCAACGCGTGTTATAGTTGCTTTGATTGGTGTGCCGTTGATTGTTATTCTCAGTCTGATTGGAAAAATTCCTTTTTTAATATTTACACTTGGAATTGGACTTGTTTCCTATTACGAATTTTCCAAAATGGTACGAAATAAACACAGCTATACAAATAGATTTATCGGTTATCTGGCTGTTGCCCTAATTATAATTAATGAATATAAAAATTTCTTCGACTACCGCATTTTCTTCATCTGCTTAATCTTATTATTACTTCTCTTCGAACTCTTTAGGAATAAAGAATCCGCAATTGCAAATCTTGGAACTACATTGCTTGGGATTTTTTATATCGGTTTTTTTTCCGCGGCAATTTTAGATTTACGCGAATTCTATAATGATTCTGCTTTTACATACGCGCAGGGCGGATACTTAATTATTTCAATTCTTGTCTCCATTTGGATCTGTGACTCTGCGGCTTATTTTATTGGAAGTGCATACGGTCTGCATAAGTTAATGCCGCGTGTAAGTCCCAATAAAAGCTGGGAAGGAGCAGTTGCCGGTTTTTTCTTTGCAATTGTAGGAATGATTGCCGCCCGTGAGCTTGTACTTGCTTTTTTAACTATGAAAGATGCTATTGCAATTGGAGTTATAGTTGGAATTTTTGGACAGCTTGGAGATCTAGTTGAAAGCCTGTTGAAGCGCGATTCTCATGTAAAAGATTCATCATCTCTAATTCCGGGTCACGGTGGAATTTTTGACCGATTTGATTCGTTACTATTCACGGCGCCAATTGTTTATCTTTACCTTACTTTTTTTACGAAATAA
- a CDS encoding CPBP family intramembrane metalloprotease, whose product MNEEFKDQHEPKEEEPKVEIVKPFSTIPPITAAFIALIGIFLLYQFGGAILTIAVFGFNFEKADVNMARLLTMGGQILLMLFPTLLLAKYIYKENISLILRVKFPSFKEVGVFTVGLILLTPLLQNFLSLQTYALEKLAAVSPFVKNIMDMLDKLDKLVESTYSTLLTSHSVYESSFIIFVVAVIPALCEETLFRGFVQKSFEQKLKPFWSILITAVFFGLYHFNPYGLVTLIALGAYFGFAAYMSNSIFVPMALHFFNNLVAVLAFLFLGNEELIKTTVTKTQYIIPQLISFAMFATLFFAYIIFIKTNYNRIVSNK is encoded by the coding sequence ATGAATGAAGAATTTAAAGATCAACATGAACCAAAAGAAGAAGAGCCGAAAGTTGAAATTGTAAAACCATTTTCAACAATTCCTCCAATTACAGCGGCATTTATTGCGCTTATTGGAATCTTCCTTCTTTATCAATTCGGCGGCGCAATTTTAACTATTGCAGTTTTCGGTTTCAATTTTGAAAAAGCCGACGTGAATATGGCACGCTTGCTTACAATGGGCGGACAAATACTCTTAATGTTATTTCCTACTCTTTTGCTTGCAAAGTATATTTATAAAGAGAACATTTCATTAATTCTTCGCGTAAAATTTCCTTCCTTTAAGGAAGTTGGAGTATTTACAGTTGGTTTGATTCTTCTGACTCCGCTTCTTCAGAATTTTCTATCATTGCAAACTTATGCATTGGAAAAACTGGCGGCAGTTAGCCCGTTCGTCAAAAACATAATGGATATGCTTGATAAGCTCGATAAACTTGTTGAAAGTACTTATAGCACTTTACTAACATCTCATTCGGTGTATGAATCATCATTCATCATATTCGTTGTAGCGGTTATTCCTGCACTTTGCGAAGAAACATTGTTCCGGGGATTTGTTCAAAAAAGTTTTGAACAAAAGCTGAAACCGTTTTGGAGTATTTTAATCACGGCAGTCTTTTTTGGATTATATCACTTTAATCCGTACGGATTAGTTACTCTTATAGCACTCGGTGCTTATTTTGGCTTTGCCGCGTACATGAGCAATTCTATTTTTGTCCCTATGGCGTTGCATTTCTTTAATAATCTTGTAGCCGTTCTTGCATTTCTTTTTCTGGGGAACGAGGAATTAATAAAAACTACTGTGACAAAAACCCAATATATTATACCGCAACTTATCAGCTTTGCAATGTTTGCCACTCTTTTCTTTGCTTATATTATTTTTATTAAGACTAACTATAATAGAATAGTCTCCAATAAATAG
- a CDS encoding DUF3108 domain-containing protein produces MKFGVWVINFNEKIMIMSRIKSKNHDSVLRNSLIFFLILLVSSGNLYSQKSEFRKIENKAFKVGELLTFEVNYGFITAGYAEYSIPRIVKIAGRDVYNVTFNVSSVSTFDSFYKVRDHYETFIDVQGIFPWRFEQHIREGGYSRDFSAFFDQRKNKAKTSEGSYDIPKYVNDIVSALYLARTFDYSKLKEGDKFHLENFYKDRTYPLEILYKGKETVSVLAGKFDCIILEPLVREGGLFKNEGSIVIWLTDDVLRIPVKVKTKVLVGSIDAELSSYSGLAGELKSKRK; encoded by the coding sequence ATGAAGTTTGGAGTTTGGGTTATAAATTTTAACGAGAAGATCATGATTATGAGCAGGATCAAGAGTAAGAATCATGACTCGGTTTTGAGGAATTCCCTAATCTTTTTCTTGATCTTACTCGTCTCTTCCGGGAACTTATATTCACAAAAAAGTGAATTCCGAAAAATTGAGAACAAAGCATTCAAGGTTGGCGAGTTACTTACATTTGAAGTCAATTATGGTTTTATTACAGCTGGTTATGCCGAATATTCAATTCCAAGAATTGTAAAGATCGCGGGACGGGATGTTTACAATGTAACATTTAACGTTAGCTCTGTTTCAACATTCGATTCCTTTTACAAAGTACGCGATCATTACGAAACATTCATTGATGTTCAAGGAATATTCCCGTGGCGTTTCGAACAGCATATTAGAGAAGGCGGATACTCGCGCGATTTTTCCGCGTTCTTCGATCAGCGAAAAAATAAAGCTAAAACTTCCGAAGGCTCTTACGATATTCCGAAATATGTAAACGATATTGTTTCTGCATTATATCTCGCCCGCACTTTTGATTATTCGAAGTTGAAAGAGGGCGATAAATTTCATCTTGAAAATTTTTATAAGGACAGAACTTATCCTCTTGAAATTCTTTATAAAGGAAAGGAAACGGTTTCTGTTTTGGCTGGAAAGTTTGACTGCATTATTTTGGAACCTCTTGTTCGGGAAGGCGGACTCTTTAAAAACGAAGGAAGTATTGTTATCTGGCTCACCGACGATGTATTAAGAATTCCTGTAAAAGTAAAAACGAAAGTACTAGTTGGATCGATTGATGCCGAACTAAGCAGTTATTCCGGTCTTGCCGGTGAACTTAAATCGAAGAGGAAATAA
- a CDS encoding glycosyltransferase family 9 protein encodes MKSPKNILIVRTDRIGDVVLSLPMASIIKKYFPECKVTFLLRQYTKPLAENNPYIDDVITLIEVNGKPSISKNVSQLKNRFDVSVVANPTYSIALILFLSNIKERIGTGYRWYSFFFNRKIYEHRKFGERHELEYNVRLLQQLGIDESVNEENVSFGISSSKKDTAKIKNHLASIGIDFSKRIVIVHPGSGKSAVDLPVEKMKSLVKSLSKEEVEIFITGSGPEKELCQSLVVNNSTKNLAGIFNLGELTALIDQADLLIANSTGPIHIAAALGKYIIGFYPKFIAASSKRWGPYTTKKKIFSPNIDCNNCTRKQCENLNCMDSIIVEDVVSAAKEILAKVSLEKK; translated from the coding sequence ATGAAGTCACCAAAAAACATTTTAATTGTTCGGACCGACCGTATTGGGGATGTTGTTCTTTCTCTCCCAATGGCGTCAATTATTAAAAAATATTTTCCGGAATGCAAAGTTACATTTCTGCTTCGCCAGTATACAAAACCGCTGGCAGAAAATAATCCTTACATCGATGACGTTATTACATTAATCGAGGTAAATGGAAAACCTTCCATCTCAAAAAATGTTTCCCAGCTCAAAAATAGATTTGATGTGAGTGTCGTTGCTAATCCAACGTATTCAATAGCACTGATCCTTTTTCTTTCCAATATAAAAGAAAGAATTGGAACCGGTTACAGATGGTATTCGTTTTTCTTCAACAGGAAAATTTACGAACATCGCAAGTTTGGCGAGAGGCATGAACTTGAGTACAATGTTAGATTGCTTCAACAGCTTGGTATTGATGAATCCGTAAATGAAGAGAATGTTTCCTTTGGAATCTCTTCTTCTAAGAAAGACACTGCAAAGATAAAAAATCATTTAGCGTCTATCGGAATTGATTTTTCGAAGAGAATCGTTATTGTTCATCCCGGAAGCGGCAAGAGCGCAGTTGATCTTCCGGTAGAGAAAATGAAATCACTTGTAAAATCTTTATCAAAGGAAGAAGTTGAGATATTCATCACAGGAAGCGGTCCCGAAAAAGAACTTTGCCAATCTCTTGTTGTTAATAACTCTACAAAAAATTTGGCGGGCATTTTTAATCTTGGCGAACTGACGGCATTGATTGATCAAGCGGATCTATTGATTGCAAACTCAACCGGACCGATTCATATTGCCGCCGCATTAGGCAAATATATTATTGGTTTTTATCCAAAATTCATTGCGGCGTCATCTAAACGCTGGGGACCATATACGACTAAGAAAAAAATATTTTCACCAAATATTGATTGCAATAATTGCACGCGTAAACAGTGTGAGAATCTAAATTGTATGGATAGTATAATAGTAGAAGATGTTGTTAGTGCGGCAAAAGAAATTCTCGCTAAAGTTTCATTGGAGAAAAAATGA
- a CDS encoding DNA-3-methyladenine glycosylase yields the protein MYIKQKLSKKFYTRDVHIVAKELLGKLLVRKFRGKIISGKIVEVEAYDGSIDEASHSFGGKTKRNEVMFKNGGLLYVYFTYGMHFCANVVAGKENESKAVLIRALEPVDGIDLMTKNRFNKKEITQKEFVNLTNGPAKLCKAFKIERAQNGTDLTGSEIFIRNSPKLNFSKIAATTRIGIKKSVDLPWRYYIKDNLFVSKK from the coding sequence ATGTACATAAAGCAAAAACTCTCTAAAAAATTTTACACGCGCGATGTTCACATTGTCGCAAAGGAATTACTTGGAAAGTTATTGGTGCGAAAGTTTCGGGGAAAAATAATTTCCGGTAAAATTGTTGAGGTTGAGGCGTACGACGGTTCTATTGATGAAGCATCACATTCATTCGGCGGAAAGACAAAACGGAATGAAGTTATGTTTAAGAATGGGGGACTGCTATATGTTTATTTTACTTACGGAATGCACTTCTGTGCAAACGTCGTAGCCGGAAAAGAAAATGAAAGTAAAGCTGTTTTAATCCGCGCTCTTGAGCCGGTTGACGGAATTGATCTGATGACAAAGAACCGTTTTAACAAGAAAGAGATTACGCAAAAAGAATTTGTAAATCTCACAAACGGTCCGGCAAAATTATGCAAAGCTTTTAAAATTGAACGTGCACAAAACGGAACAGATTTAACCGGCAGTGAGATTTTTATTCGCAATTCGCCTAAACTAAATTTTTCCAAAATTGCGGCTACTACAAGAATCGGTATTAAAAAATCTGTAGATTTGCCCTGGCGCTATTATATAAAGGACAATCTGTTCGTATCGAAAAAATGA
- a CDS encoding glycosyltransferase has translation MIFDEIVLFTYIFSLSIILVFGSHGFIMIYYHHKYRKNNPQPKESHENDLVTIQLPMFNEMYVAERLINAICEIDYPKDKLEIQVLDDSNDETVDIVAKIVKEKQDEGFDIQHVRRTNRSGFKAGALKEGLKTAKGKYVAIFDADFIPKKNFLHKTLKYFTNDKIGLVQTRWEHLNEDFSILTKIQALALDGHFVIEQTVRNKSGFFIQFNGTGGIWLKECIEDAGNWHADTLTEDLDLSYRAQLRGWKFIYLRDFTTPAELPTEMNALKAQQFRWTKGAIETGMKLLPMVWKGKIPLRVKLQATFNLTNNLVFPFTLMAGILNVPLIFIKNSGPYWNFFNFMAIFVVAFISTFLFYLFAQKDVHADWRKKITLFPLFMAGSMGFALNNTRAVIEGLMNRKSEFVRTPKFKTEKKSEHTVVKDKYLAKTKVQSSTYVELLLAAYCLIGVGAAIYFMEIAALPFQLMFFFGFATVSIMSLKQSFTKKELLPE, from the coding sequence ATGATATTTGATGAAATAGTTCTTTTTACATACATATTTTCTTTGTCAATCATTTTGGTTTTTGGAAGTCATGGTTTTATCATGATTTATTATCATCACAAGTACAGGAAAAACAATCCGCAGCCAAAAGAATCCCACGAAAACGATCTGGTTACAATTCAGCTTCCGATGTTCAACGAAATGTATGTGGCTGAAAGATTGATAAATGCTATTTGTGAAATAGATTACCCGAAAGACAAATTGGAAATTCAAGTGCTGGATGATTCGAATGACGAAACAGTAGACATAGTTGCAAAGATAGTAAAGGAAAAGCAGGATGAAGGATTTGATATTCAGCATGTTCGCCGAACTAACCGTTCTGGTTTCAAAGCCGGCGCACTTAAGGAAGGATTAAAAACCGCAAAAGGAAAATATGTAGCAATTTTTGACGCGGATTTTATTCCAAAGAAAAATTTCCTTCATAAAACATTAAAATATTTTACAAATGATAAAATCGGTCTGGTTCAAACCCGCTGGGAACATTTAAACGAAGATTTTTCAATTCTTACAAAAATTCAAGCGCTCGCTCTCGATGGACATTTTGTAATTGAACAGACAGTCCGTAATAAATCCGGATTCTTCATTCAATTTAACGGCACCGGGGGAATTTGGCTGAAAGAATGTATTGAAGATGCCGGCAACTGGCATGCAGATACTTTAACGGAAGATTTGGATCTAAGCTACCGCGCTCAGCTTAGAGGATGGAAGTTTATTTATCTCCGCGACTTTACAACACCGGCAGAACTTCCTACGGAAATGAATGCGTTAAAAGCTCAACAGTTTAGATGGACCAAAGGCGCAATTGAAACCGGAATGAAATTGCTTCCGATGGTTTGGAAAGGAAAAATTCCTCTTCGGGTTAAATTACAAGCAACATTCAATTTGACAAATAACCTTGTCTTCCCTTTTACGTTAATGGCGGGAATTTTAAATGTGCCACTAATCTTTATTAAGAACTCCGGACCTTACTGGAACTTCTTCAACTTCATGGCAATTTTTGTAGTTGCGTTCATCAGCACATTTTTATTTTATCTCTTCGCTCAAAAAGATGTTCATGCGGATTGGAGAAAGAAGATTACATTGTTTCCATTGTTCATGGCGGGGAGCATGGGATTTGCACTAAACAATACACGCGCAGTAATTGAAGGATTGATGAACAGGAAAAGCGAATTTGTACGTACTCCGAAATTCAAAACAGAAAAAAAATCGGAACATACGGTAGTAAAGGATAAATATTTAGCAAAGACAAAAGTGCAATCGTCAACATATGTTGAGCTTCTTCTTGCCGCTTATTGTTTAATAGGCGTTGGCGCAGCTATCTATTTTATGGAAATAGCCGCTCTTCCATTTCAGCTGATGTTCTTTTTCGGATTTGCTACTGTTTCAATAATGTCGTTAAAACAATCATTCACTAAAAAAGAGCTTTTGCCAGAGTGA
- a CDS encoding LptE family protein → MELNKECLSKRVRKCLRLFLVFISLISGIIILQSCSYSFTGSSVPSHLKSISIPVFSDKSGSGEFDLNRKLTTQLIQKFIDDNTLLVSDKLNSDSFLDGTIIALSDAPNIVSGGERVTSRRITITVHAVYKDLVKKQQIFDKNFSNYGDYIVSGDITSVRNVAIQTAIDKIAEDILLGVVSNW, encoded by the coding sequence ATGGAATTGAATAAAGAGTGCCTGAGTAAAAGAGTGCGTAAGTGCCTGAGACTTTTTTTAGTATTCATATCACTTATTAGTGGGATTATAATTTTACAATCGTGCAGTTATTCATTTACGGGATCCTCTGTTCCTTCTCATTTGAAATCAATTTCTATCCCGGTATTCAGCGACAAAAGCGGATCCGGTGAATTTGATTTGAACAGAAAATTAACAACTCAGCTTATTCAAAAATTTATTGATGATAATACATTGCTTGTAAGCGACAAACTGAACTCCGATTCATTTTTAGACGGAACAATCATAGCATTGAGTGACGCTCCGAATATTGTATCTGGCGGGGAAAGGGTTACATCAAGAAGAATTACAATTACGGTACACGCAGTTTATAAAGACCTGGTAAAAAAACAACAAATTTTCGACAAAAATTTTTCCAACTATGGGGATTATATTGTGAGTGGCGATATAACATCTGTCCGCAATGTAGCAATCCAAACAGCAATTGATAAAATCGCAGAAGATATTTTGTTGGGTGTAGTTTCAAATTGGTAA
- a CDS encoding sigma-54 dependent transcriptional regulator, with product MKIEEFQKKFGIIGKSHEIRDLVDITMQVAQSDISVLIAGESGVGKEVFAQAIHGYSRRANKELVSVNCGAIPEGILESELFGHKKGSFTGSTEDRKGYFEIADGGTLFLDEIAEMPLTTQVKLLRVLETQEFMRLGSETVTKVDVRIIAASNKNLQREVDSKKFRNDLYFRLKAVTLNIPPLRERRGDILELTSHFIKNYSTNNRRTPPQITQEAETLLINYNWPGNIRELKNVIETSIALNRTGTLDVDSFIPLLTEKRIDDELRNLPVHLNRSAESLDREMIYRALIEIKKDLNDLKQIADKNQSDINNSAISQNVNEVIPLEEVEKHAILNAINFTKYNRRRAAQMLGISERTLYRKLKDYGIE from the coding sequence ATGAAGATAGAAGAGTTTCAGAAAAAATTCGGAATAATCGGTAAGAGCCACGAGATACGCGATCTGGTAGATATCACCATGCAAGTGGCGCAATCAGATATCTCCGTATTAATCGCCGGTGAAAGTGGAGTTGGGAAAGAAGTTTTCGCGCAGGCAATACATGGATACAGCCGTCGGGCAAACAAGGAATTGGTTAGTGTAAACTGCGGAGCTATCCCGGAAGGAATTTTAGAAAGCGAGTTGTTCGGTCATAAAAAAGGTTCGTTCACCGGATCCACCGAAGATCGCAAAGGATATTTTGAAATTGCAGACGGCGGTACACTTTTTCTTGATGAGATTGCAGAGATGCCGCTCACTACTCAAGTAAAACTTCTCCGGGTATTGGAAACTCAAGAGTTCATGCGGCTTGGCAGTGAAACGGTAACAAAAGTTGATGTGCGGATTATTGCAGCTTCAAATAAAAATTTGCAGAGAGAAGTTGATTCAAAAAAATTCCGCAATGATTTGTATTTCAGACTAAAAGCAGTGACTTTGAATATTCCTCCATTACGCGAGAGACGTGGAGATATATTAGAATTGACTTCTCATTTCATAAAAAATTATTCTACTAATAATAGAAGAACTCCACCGCAGATTACACAGGAAGCGGAGACGCTTCTTATCAATTATAATTGGCCCGGTAACATTCGCGAACTTAAAAATGTAATTGAGACTTCAATTGCATTAAACCGGACAGGCACGCTAGATGTTGATTCTTTCATTCCACTTCTGACTGAGAAAAGAATTGATGATGAACTTAGGAATCTTCCAGTTCATCTAAACCGCTCAGCCGAATCACTTGACCGGGAAATGATTTACAGGGCGCTGATTGAGATCAAAAAAGATTTAAATGATTTAAAGCAGATCGCTGATAAAAATCAAAGTGATATAAACAATTCAGCAATCAGTCAAAACGTAAATGAAGTTATTCCGTTAGAGGAAGTTGAGAAGCATGCAATTTTAAATGCGATTAATTTTACAAAATATAACAGAAGAAGAGCCGCGCAGATGCTGGGAATAAGCGAACGGACGCTTTATAGAAAATTGAAGGATTATGGAATTGAATAA
- a CDS encoding SPOR domain-containing protein: MRSKFLAILFFLIVLPMFGQEVDIAPALQQIKSGNIQNASKILLELKSKSVNDPSVIYLDAVLTKDGDEALRKYSVILEKYPDSKYADASLYRIFSYYYSLGYYKKAESYLDRLKKDFPESSYIKTADRKIPDIEEPSTIPENAPQLVVQQKKVDTKEYNFTIQAGAFLNVENAQKLSDQLKKENYFTEITSKEVGGSILNVVNVGRFANEEETKPVLNFLESKFNLKGRVVPINH; this comes from the coding sequence ATGAGATCTAAATTTTTAGCCATTTTATTCTTTCTAATCGTACTTCCGATGTTCGGACAAGAAGTTGATATAGCTCCAGCTCTTCAGCAAATCAAAAGCGGAAACATTCAAAATGCTTCAAAGATTTTACTGGAACTCAAATCGAAAAGTGTTAACGATCCGTCAGTAATCTATCTTGATGCAGTACTAACTAAAGATGGCGATGAAGCACTTCGGAAATATTCTGTCATTCTTGAAAAATACCCCGATAGTAAATACGCGGACGCCTCTCTCTACCGAATTTTTTCTTATTACTATTCTCTGGGCTATTATAAAAAAGCAGAATCCTATCTTGATAGATTAAAAAAAGATTTCCCGGAATCATCATACATCAAAACAGCCGATAGGAAAATACCCGACATTGAAGAGCCAAGTACAATTCCGGAAAATGCACCTCAGCTTGTGGTACAGCAAAAAAAAGTTGATACAAAAGAGTATAACTTTACAATTCAAGCTGGCGCTTTTTTAAATGTTGAAAATGCTCAAAAGTTAAGCGATCAATTAAAGAAAGAAAATTACTTTACCGAAATCACTTCGAAGGAAGTTGGAGGTAGTATTCTAAATGTAGTAAACGTAGGCAGATTTGCCAATGAAGAGGAAACAAAACCGGTCTTAAATTTTCTCGAAAGTAAATTTAATTTAAAAGGAAGAGTTGTTCCTATAAACCATTAA
- the miaB gene encoding tRNA (N6-isopentenyl adenosine(37)-C2)-methylthiotransferase MiaB, which yields MSKNKIYIETYGCQMNFADTELVMGILKNQGYELAKEIVDANVILLNTCSIRDNAEQKIYARLEHLRGIKRRRNGTVIGILGCMAERLRKNLIEEKKIVDLVVGPDEYRRLPEFIDSAFAGEKGIGVKLSRTETYDDIIPYREDGLNAWISVMRGCDKFCTFCVVPFTRGRERSRALNSIIDEIKQLSERGFKEVTLLGQNVNSYRDNGNDFADLLAAAAVVDRSIRVRFTTSHPHDLSDKLLYTIAEHPNICNYIHLPVQSGSNRILELMNRTYTIEHYLNLMERARTIIPGVSFSTDIISGFPTETEEDHLMTLDVMRKVRYDGAYMFKYSPREGTKAFEMKDDIVEELKAKRLNDIIDLQHQISFEINQSQIDTEEIILVEGNSKKSDDFFAGRTDTNKIVVFPRSEEIFVGDYIKVKINRATSGTLFGEVVEIINHTKERDLKRIIG from the coding sequence ATGAGCAAGAACAAAATATATATTGAAACTTACGGCTGTCAAATGAACTTTGCCGATACTGAATTGGTAATGGGCATTTTGAAAAATCAAGGTTACGAATTAGCCAAAGAGATTGTTGATGCAAATGTAATCCTCCTTAACACATGCAGCATTAGGGATAATGCCGAGCAGAAAATTTATGCACGGCTTGAACATCTGCGCGGAATTAAAAGAAGGAGGAACGGAACTGTTATCGGAATTCTTGGATGCATGGCGGAGCGTCTCCGTAAAAATCTAATTGAAGAGAAGAAAATTGTCGATCTTGTTGTTGGTCCGGACGAATACCGGCGTTTACCGGAATTTATTGATTCGGCATTTGCAGGTGAAAAAGGAATCGGTGTTAAACTTTCGCGCACAGAAACTTATGACGATATCATTCCCTACCGCGAAGATGGACTGAACGCATGGATTTCCGTCATGCGCGGATGTGATAAGTTCTGCACTTTCTGCGTGGTTCCATTCACACGAGGACGGGAAAGAAGCCGTGCATTAAATTCAATCATAGATGAGATAAAACAACTTTCCGAAAGAGGATTTAAGGAAGTAACTCTTCTTGGTCAAAATGTAAATTCATACAGAGATAATGGAAATGATTTCGCCGACCTCCTTGCCGCTGCTGCTGTTGTTGATCGTTCAATACGCGTCCGTTTTACCACCTCTCATCCGCATGATTTATCTGATAAGCTTCTCTACACCATTGCCGAACATCCTAATATTTGCAACTACATACACCTTCCGGTTCAATCCGGCTCAAATCGAATTCTTGAGTTAATGAATAGAACATACACAATCGAACACTATCTTAATTTGATGGAGCGCGCAAGAACAATTATTCCGGGTGTAAGTTTTTCTACCGATATTATTTCCGGCTTTCCTACAGAAACCGAAGAAGATCATTTGATGACGCTTGATGTTATGAGAAAAGTACGCTACGATGGCGCTTACATGTTTAAATATTCTCCTCGTGAAGGGACAAAAGCATTTGAGATGAAGGATGATATTGTTGAAGAGCTCAAAGCAAAACGGCTGAATGATATTATTGATCTGCAACACCAAATTTCTTTCGAGATCAATCAATCGCAAATTGATACCGAAGAAATTATTCTTGTTGAAGGGAACAGTAAAAAATCGGATGATTTTTTTGCCGGAAGAACAGATACAAATAAAATTGTTGTTTTTCCTCGCAGTGAAGAAATATTTGTAGGTGATTATATTAAAGTAAAAATCAATCGCGCAACTTCGGGAACTCTCTTTGGCGAGGTTGTTGAAATAATAAATCATACAAAAGAGAGAGATTTAAAACGTATTATTGGGTAA
- a CDS encoding four helix bundle protein has product MEETEKYFFDHEKLRVYQRAIEFVKWTDSLLKKIEIRSSTKDQLERASESIVLNISEGNGKFLPKDRCRYFDISRGSAMECAGCLDVLFARNLIDYKDREEGKVILKDVINMLMGLIKSNSDRVYETQGNYE; this is encoded by the coding sequence ATGGAAGAGACTGAAAAATACTTTTTCGATCATGAAAAATTACGTGTATATCAAAGAGCTATCGAATTTGTAAAATGGACCGATTCGCTGTTAAAAAAAATCGAGATCAGGAGTTCAACCAAAGATCAACTAGAAAGAGCATCTGAATCAATAGTATTGAATATATCCGAGGGAAATGGAAAATTTCTACCAAAAGACAGATGCAGATATTTTGATATTTCCCGAGGTTCAGCTATGGAATGTGCGGGTTGCCTGGATGTTCTATTTGCGAGGAATCTAATTGATTATAAAGATAGAGAAGAGGGTAAAGTTATTTTAAAAGATGTTATTAATATGTTAATGGGATTAATAAAAAGTAATTCTGATAGAGTATATGAAACTCAAGGAAATTACGAGTAA